From a region of the Argiope bruennichi chromosome 8, qqArgBrue1.1, whole genome shotgun sequence genome:
- the LOC129981794 gene encoding uncharacterized protein LOC129981794, giving the protein MALNFLPSLQHIAAVKVALAVYYDDIIHSFNEFILADEFDQIGSFHISQSREERVKQRRKEMRRQLSPLLPKALVDQVVNILQPIVDELYFWVRDYICVIKNIQKSHIANNLCWKSEGTIDRIKTSRQLVRNESIDKRVRFVLACIHFWEQDVLQLWRSMTSKERGKISRIDSNFAVGFWMKWLKKNAVSPWTQYFPEYLNLASLEPIIIFDYKHKNSRIRLSSFFAELNRYYKNFFLDGFWPKHAHIDDLFHCYYLTAETDRPVVFPLNTKAKHVLCVYIDWPLQSHLFEVLNKMWDQLTPNCFEHLLRYIVNQKLSHSMEDFDYLKLLKDLWNRIPDDVKEYIKGKTTYLFVEPLLSYDENTSPLSLEETLQGCRDSIRVAYAGFGFNFQY; this is encoded by the coding sequence ATGGCTTTGAATTTTCTACCATCTCTACAACATATAGCTGCTGTTAAAGTGGCATTGGCTGTCTATTATGATGACATTATCCACTCCTTTAACGAATTCATTCTGGCTGATGAATTCGATCAAATTGGTTCATTTCATATTAGTCAGAGTCGGGAAGAGAGAGTAAAACAAAGACGAAAAGAAATGAGAAGGCAATTATCCCCATTACTCCCAAAGGCACTCGTAGACCAAGTCGTGAACATCCTTCAGCCAATAGTTGATGAACTTTATTTCTGGGTTAGAGACTATATTTgcgtcattaaaaatattcaaaagagtCATATCGCTAATAATCTATGCTGGAAGTCGGAAGGAACAATCGACAGAATAAAAACTTCGAGGCAACTCGTTCGAAACGAAAGCATTGATAAGCGAGTTCGCTTCGTTTTAGCATGCATTCATTTTTGGGAGCAAGATGTTCTGCAGTTATGGCGAAGTATGACAtcaaaagaaagggggaaaattTCTCGTATAGACTCTAATTTTGCTGTCGGATTTTGGATGAAATGgttgaaaaaaaatgctgtttccCCTTGGACACAATATTTCCCAGAATACTTAAATCTTGCCTCCCTTGaaccaataataatttttgattataagcataaaaatagTCGAATAAGACTGAGCTCATTTTTCGCTGAGTTGAACAGATATTATAAGAACTTTTTCCTAGATGGGTTTTGGCCAAAACACGCACATATCGATGATTTGTTTCATTGTTACTATTTAACTGCTGAGACTGATCGTCCCGTAGTCTTTCCTTTAAATACGAAAGCAAAACATGTGCTCTGTGTTTATATAGACTGGCCTTTGCAGAGCCATTTGTTTGAAGTGTTAAACAAGATGTGGGACCAATTAACTCCGAATTGTTTTGAACATCTCTTGCGTTATATAGTGAATCAAAAATTGTCGCACTCTATGGAAGATTTCGATTACCTGAAACTTCTTAAGGATTTATGGAATCGGATTCCCGATGATGTCAAAGAATATATCAAGGGGAAAACAACTTACCTTTTCGTTGAGCCATTGCTGAGTTATGATGAAAATACAAGCCCACTGTCGTTGGAGGAAACATTGCAAGGTTGTAGAGATTCGATTCGTGTGGCGTATGCTGGATTcggttttaattttcaatattga